GCGGGCGCTCCTGATGTCGGCGACGTTGGGATTCAGTTCGATGGCTTTCGCATAGGCCTCGCTTGCTTCAGAGAAGCGGCCGACGCTCAAATAGGACCAGCCGAGCGTACGCCAGCCCTCGCCGTCCTTCGGATTCTGCAGCAGACGCGTTGCAAGACGCTGGATCATCTCTTCGACAGGCGGGACGCCGGATTGCGACCGCGGCTGCCCCTGGCTTTCGGTTGGCGTCTGCATCGCCGCAGCAAGGCTCTCTATGGCCCGCGCACCCTGAGCAAATGACGCAGACGCCCGTTCTGTGGCAGCAGAGCCTCTCGCCGAGGGAAGATCTGGATTCCCTGTTGCGGCATAGAGACCGACCGAACCCAGAACCACGATCCCGGTCACGCATATCACCGCGAAATTCCGCTCACCCCCGGAAAGCACCGGCATGAGCGATTGTGTCATCCTGTCGGCGGCCAGAACACGCCTCTCGATTTCCAGCCGAGCCGCTGCTGCATGGGCATCGTCAATCAGCCCTTGCCGCTGCTCGCTTTCGACTTCATTCAACTGATCGCGATAGACCTCGATGTCGCCCGCGGATTCCACCGGGGGCCGGTCGAGCCGGCGAATGAACGGCGCTGACAACACGACCGCAACAGCGGCGGTCATGATCGTCAGAATGATCCATAGTGTCATGTCTAACTCCTTCGGCTGAACAGTTCGGAAACCCGATCCTGTTCGATGGTCGTCAGGGCCGCTGGCCCTTCTGCGGCCTGGTCGACGGACCGCTTGCGCAGGTACCGGACGAAACCCAATGCGGCTACCAGCAAAAACAGCGCCGGACCGATCCAGAGCGCCAACGTATCCAGCTGCATTGGCGGCTTCAGCAGAACGAAGTTGCCATAGCGACCGACGATGAAATCAATTGCCTG
The sequence above is drawn from the Bradyrhizobium sediminis genome and encodes:
- the ccmI gene encoding c-type cytochrome biogenesis protein CcmI, yielding MTLWIILTIMTAAVAVVLSAPFIRRLDRPPVESAGDIEVYRDQLNEVESEQRQGLIDDAHAAAARLEIERRVLAADRMTQSLMPVLSGGERNFAVICVTGIVVLGSVGLYAATGNPDLPSARGSAATERASASFAQGARAIESLAAAMQTPTESQGQPRSQSGVPPVEEMIQRLATRLLQNPKDGEGWRTLGWSYLSVGRFSEASEAYAKAIELNPNVADIRSARVEALVRSADGIVTTDAGNAIEDTLKIDPGNARARFFKGLAREQGGDKAGALTDWIAVLRDADPAEAWVPDLKSRISELERNLGMNAAAPSTALKPAGPGGLLETPGAPGGSEMSSTVGKGPSAQDVQAAEVMPPAERSAMIRGMVDRLASRLEGSPRDADGWIKLIQSRMVLGETELAKLALARGVEAFTDDARQRDRIVAAAQQLGLNQ